In the genome of Branchiostoma floridae strain S238N-H82 unplaced genomic scaffold, Bfl_VNyyK Sc7u5tJ_1421, whole genome shotgun sequence, the window ATGTTGTCTTCTTTATCCACACAGATAAAATAGGGCTTGTTAAACTGCACCTTCTCTTTCCCCTTTCCATTCCTTCTCACCGATTTCACCCTTGTCCCATCTGCCTCAAAcagaaaaatgctgtgtttgtgAAAATCAGTTACAACAACCCTCCCATCCCTCTGTACTGCAAGGCCATAGGGGTTTGTGCAATATTTACCCAGAGAAAATTTGTTTATCAGTTCTCCTGATGGGGAAAATTTCTCCACTTCCTTCCCAGACCTCACCACTATGGTGCCATCTGTCTGAACTGCAAGTCCTCCTGGGCTTGCAGTTGTTGGAAATGAGGAGCAAAACTTAGGAGCAGAACCACTCAGATCAAACACCTGAACACGACAGTTGCCAAAATCAGCCACGTACAGCCTGTCTCCCCTGACTGCTACATCTATAGGACTGTCAAACTGCCCCGGCTGGCTGCCCTTCCGTCCAAACCTGAGCACACGGTTGTTACTGCCCGCACCTACTATGGGAGGGGAACGCAGCAGGCTCCCCCCTACCCATGTATCCCCACCCCCAAAGGCTCCATCCTCTTCCCCCATACCACTAACCCCTCCCCATGTACCCCCACCCTCTTCCTCTTTTACCCCATCCTCTCCCCATGTACCTCCACCACCTGTTTCTCCCACTGCTCCCCCTGTAATCTCATCCATTGTCCCTTCTCCCCCACCCCTTCCTCCCCCATCACCTCCCCCTGGAGCCCTAACCTCCCCTcctgtacccccctcccctctccatGTACCCCCACCACCTGTAGCCCCCACTGCTCCCCCTGTACTCTCATCCATGCTAGTCAAAGACAACCCTACGGATATCTGATTTTCCATGGGTTTGTACTGAACCTGGAGTTTGGCCATCTGATCTAACTTATCTCCTAGCTGCTCAGCCTTATTGTGACAATTCCTAAATCATCAGCTTTCCT includes:
- the LOC118407546 gene encoding E3 ubiquitin-protein ligase TRIM71-like produces the protein MDESTGGAVGATGGGGTWRGEGGTGGEVRAPGGGDGGGRGGGEGTMDEITGGAVGETGGGGTWGEDGVKEEEGGGTWGGVSGMGEEDGAFGGGDTWVGGSLLRSPPIVGAGSNNRVLRFGRKGSQPGQFDSPIDVAVRGDRLYVADFGNCRVQVFDLSGSAPKFCSSFPTTASPGGLAVQTDGTIVVRSGKEVEKFSPSGELINKFSLGKYCTNPYGLAVQRDGRVVVTDFHKHSIFLFEADGTRVKSVRRNGKGKEKVQFNKPYFICVDKEDNIIVANKGSHRVQVFDKNLNFQHKFGQKGIEPQDMFAPHGVSADSRGNIVLANVGDKTGEAGVEHGKKLQVFRSDGTWVSTISNDRDKLNLPHGVAVTEDGHVFVADTGDHCIKKYRYM